DNA sequence from the Pedobacter sp. W3I1 genome:
TACAGTTGCACCAGCAGCAATTACCGCTTCAACCATTTTGGCTAAAAATTCAATATCGGCACGGCCGGCATCTTCTGCATAAAACTCAACGTCTTCCACAAATTTTTTCGAATACCTTACCGCTTCAACAGCACGTTCTAAAATTTCTTCGCGGGTACTGTTAAATTTATGTTTAATGTGGAAATCGGATGAACCGATACCTGTATGGATACGCGGTCTTTTTGCATAACGCAAAGCATCTGCAGCAACATCGATATCGTTTTTATTTGCACGGGTTAAAGCGCAGATAATCGGGTTAGTTACTGCTTTTGATAATTCAATTACACTGTTAAAATCTCCTGGACTAGATACCGGGAAACCTGCTTCAATCACATCAACACCTAAAAGCTCAAGTGATTTAGCGATTTCTACTTTTTGGTTTGTATCTAACTGGCAGCCTGGAACCTGCTCCCCGTCACGCAATGTCGTGTCGAAAATATAAACTTTGTTCGGGTCGTGAATCATAATCTTAAGTTTAGGATGTGATTAATTTTTGGGATAAGAATTTAAGTACCAATTTGCCCATTTCGGCTGTGCCTAAAACTTTAAATCGGTTTGTATTTTGGTCGGCAATATCATGTGTTCTAAAGCCTTCTTTCAATACCTGGTCGATGGTATCAACCAATAGTTTGGCTTCTTCTTTTAGTCCGAAACCAATTTCTAACATTAATGCTGCTGATAGGATAGAAGCTAATGGATTAGCTAAATCTTTACCTGCAATATCGTGAGCAGAACCGTGGATGGGTTCAAAGAAACCTGTGCTTTCTCCAACAGATGCAGAAGCCAGCATACCCATTGAGCCTGCAATTTGTGAAGCCTCATCTGTCAAAATATCTCCAAATAAATTGGCCGTTAAAACCACGTCGAATTTTTTAGGGTTTTTGATCAACTGCATGGCAGCATTATCGATAAACATATGCTCAGTTTCTACGTCAGGATATTGTTTTGCTATTTCCTGAACGGTTTCGCGCCACAGGCGGGAACTTTCCAAAACATTTGCTTTATCTACTGAACATAATCTTTTGTTACGTTGTTGCGCAGCCTGGTAGGCTTTATGTGCAATGCGTTCTACTTCATAACGGTGATAAATCATCAGGTCTGAAGCGGTATTGCGATCTTCAGAACGTGTTTTTTCGCCAAAATACACATCACCAGTTAATTCGCGGAAGAACAAAATATCGGTTCCTCTTAAAATTTCCGGTTTGATACTCGATGCCTGAAGAAGTTCGTCAAATAGTAATATAGGGCGGAGATTGGCAAATAAACCCAGTTCCTTACGGATTTTCAGCAGGCCTTGTTCTGGTCTAACTTTTAAACTTGGGTCGTTATCATATTTGGCATGGCCAATTGCTCCAAAAAGGATAGCATCACTTTGTCTTGCTTTTTCTAAAGTTTCGTCTGGCAAAGGCTCACCAGTAACTTCAATAGCCGCATGGCCCATTAAAGCCTCTTCAAACACAAATTCATGGCCAAAAATTTCGGCAATTTTTTCTAATGCTGCTTTTCCCCAAGTGGTAACTTCGGGTCCAATACCGTCTCCAGGTATTACTAAAATGTTCTTCTTCATTATTGACTCCTCTTTTGCTTTGCAATTTGCTTATTGGTTGCCACGGAGGCACAGAAATCACAGAAAAATTTTGTTTCCGTGCTCACCGTATTTCCGTGGCTAAGCTTGCATCAGCTTAATATTTCTACGTTTAAACTTTCGACGACTTTTACCTCGCCTTTTTCTAACAATATTCTTTTTTGCAGGCAGGTTGGCAACTGCGATTCAAAATGGCCAACATAAATTAAGGTCATCCCATTGCTGCACAATTCATCAACCAATTGGTTAAAATGTTTTGTTTGCTGCTGGTCTAAACCCTGGCAGGGTTCATCCAGAATTAATAATTCCGGATTTTTTATAATTGTCCGCGCTAACAATACCAATCGCTGTTTACCGAGTGGAAGTGCGGTTAATAATTCATTTTTACTAGCTGTTAACCCAAAATATTCAATTAGCTCATCAACTTGTGCGCTCTTAGTATAAGGCAACTGTTGAAACAAACCTACGGTATCGTAAAAGCCCGAGGCAATGCTCTGCCAAACGGTAGCAGTAGCATCGAAATACCAGTGAAACTCGGGTGATATTAAACCAATGTGTTGCTTAATATCCCATATACTTTCGCCACTTCCACGCCTGTTGCCAAACAAATAAAGCTCGTTGGCGTAAGATTGGGGGTGATCGCCATTGATTAAACTCAATAAAGTGGATTTTCCAGAGCCATTTGGGCCTTGTAAGAGCCATTTTTCGCCAGCTTTAACTTCCCAGTTGATATTTTTTAGCACCTGTTTTTCGCCATAGCTGATGTTGACATCAACCATTTTTACGATGTCAGTTGATGAATAAATTGGCGACTCCTTTAAAAAAGCAGGGATTTTCTTTTTGTGTATTTCAGGTGAAAGATCACCAATTTCTCTTGAAAATGATGTTACGATCTGCCCATCTATAATCTCTGCAAAACAATCGATGCTTGCAGGGAATTCTAAGTCGTTACAGATTAAAATTAATTGTACACCTTCTGCTATAATCTGATCTAAAAGTGTATTCAGGTTTTTACGTGATGCTGCATCCAAACCAGTATAAGGCTGATCGATAATTAACAATTGGGGTTTTAACCATAAGGCTTTAACCAACTGCAGTTTTTTATGTTCGCCGCTTGATAATTCGATTAGTTGTGAACTGGCAAAAGTAGCTAAGCCCAGCGCTTCTAAAATCGGTTCAACCTCATTGAAATGAAGTCCTTTTTCTTTGCCATAAACCACCAGTTCTGCATGTACTGTCAAAGTATCATTGGCTTGTAAACTGGTGTAGCGTTGCTGGTAATAAAAATTTGCAACACCTTCGAGGTTTTTAAACTGATACCAACTTTCAACAAATAAAACTTCGGCTGGTAATTTACTTTGGCCGTCGTAATTGATTTCAATACTTCCCTGTGAGGGGATTAAACCTGCAATGGCTTTAGCCAAAGAAGTTTTTCCGCTGCCACTTTCACCCCATAAAACCCAGTTTTGACAAACATTTACTTCCCAATACAAATCCTTTAGCACCGCTTTATTGCGATAACTTAAGTTTAGGTTTTGTATGTAGACAAATGGTTTAAGCATTATTTTGCTTGTTCAAATTCTGCGATTAATTCTTTTTGGGCTAAGATGAAATCGATATCATCATAACCATTGATCAAACACGATTTTTTGTAAGGATTGATCTCAAATGATTCCTGAGCACCAGTTTCTACAATGGTAACCGTTTGATTTTCTAAATCAACTTCTAAGGCCGATTTCGGATTGTTGTCAACCGCTTTGAAGATCTGCGCCAAAAACTCATCACTTACCTGGATGGGTAATAAACCATTGTTCAAAGCATTTCCTTTAAAAATATCGGCAAAGAAACTGCTAATTACTGCATCAAAACCGGCATCCTGAATGGCCCATGCAGCATGCTCGCGACTACTGCCACAACCAAAGTTTTTCCCTGCTACTAAAATCTGACCGCTGTAGGTAGGGTTGTTCATCACGAAATCTGCTTTGGGCTGGTTATCGTTTTCATAACGCCAATCGCGGAACAAATTTTCGCCAAAACCCTCGCGGGTAGTCGCTTTCAGAAACCTCGCAGGGATAATCTGGTCGGTATCGATGTTCTCTATGTTTAAAGGCACTACTGCCGATGTTAATTTTGTGAATTTTTTCATTTTTTAATGATGATTACACAGATTTAAATGATTTCACCGATTGCGGCGATTTCATTGATTTAATATTTATAATAACCTTCAGCCTTCTACCTTAGTAAAGTGTTCAA
Encoded proteins:
- the leuB gene encoding 3-isopropylmalate dehydrogenase; translated protein: MKKNILVIPGDGIGPEVTTWGKAALEKIAEIFGHEFVFEEALMGHAAIEVTGEPLPDETLEKARQSDAILFGAIGHAKYDNDPSLKVRPEQGLLKIRKELGLFANLRPILLFDELLQASSIKPEILRGTDILFFRELTGDVYFGEKTRSEDRNTASDLMIYHRYEVERIAHKAYQAAQQRNKRLCSVDKANVLESSRLWRETVQEIAKQYPDVETEHMFIDNAAMQLIKNPKKFDVVLTANLFGDILTDEASQIAGSMGMLASASVGESTGFFEPIHGSAHDIAGKDLANPLASILSAALMLEIGFGLKEEAKLLVDTIDQVLKEGFRTHDIADQNTNRFKVLGTAEMGKLVLKFLSQKLITS
- a CDS encoding ATP-binding cassette domain-containing protein, translated to MLKPFVYIQNLNLSYRNKAVLKDLYWEVNVCQNWVLWGESGSGKTSLAKAIAGLIPSQGSIEINYDGQSKLPAEVLFVESWYQFKNLEGVANFYYQQRYTSLQANDTLTVHAELVVYGKEKGLHFNEVEPILEALGLATFASSQLIELSSGEHKKLQLVKALWLKPQLLIIDQPYTGLDAASRKNLNTLLDQIIAEGVQLILICNDLEFPASIDCFAEIIDGQIVTSFSREIGDLSPEIHKKKIPAFLKESPIYSSTDIVKMVDVNISYGEKQVLKNINWEVKAGEKWLLQGPNGSGKSTLLSLINGDHPQSYANELYLFGNRRGSGESIWDIKQHIGLISPEFHWYFDATATVWQSIASGFYDTVGLFQQLPYTKSAQVDELIEYFGLTASKNELLTALPLGKQRLVLLARTIIKNPELLILDEPCQGLDQQQTKHFNQLVDELCSNGMTLIYVGHFESQLPTCLQKRILLEKGEVKVVESLNVEILS
- the leuD gene encoding 3-isopropylmalate dehydratase small subunit; translated protein: MKKFTKLTSAVVPLNIENIDTDQIIPARFLKATTREGFGENLFRDWRYENDNQPKADFVMNNPTYSGQILVAGKNFGCGSSREHAAWAIQDAGFDAVISSFFADIFKGNALNNGLLPIQVSDEFLAQIFKAVDNNPKSALEVDLENQTVTIVETGAQESFEINPYKKSCLINGYDDIDFILAQKELIAEFEQAK